In Candidatus Kaistella beijingensis, a genomic segment contains:
- a CDS encoding nuclear transport factor 2 family protein — MKTHFALLFIFMNVWFFAQTKAEKQLLKSDESFAKLSRDKGVKTAFETYLATNTTTFSYKAGIITDRDKSIENFSKLKSLDWIPLKAEVSKSNDMGYTYGVGKATYEVNGKTETSYSYYVSIWKRDEKGNWKLSLDSGTDCSEEIGKKYFKDQKK, encoded by the coding sequence ATGAAAACCCATTTCGCTTTGCTGTTCATTTTTATGAATGTGTGGTTCTTTGCACAAACTAAGGCGGAGAAACAACTTTTAAAGTCCGACGAAAGTTTTGCAAAACTATCCCGAGACAAAGGGGTGAAAACTGCTTTCGAAACGTATTTGGCTACAAATACTACAACATTCTCTTATAAAGCCGGAATCATTACTGATCGAGACAAGAGCATTGAAAATTTTTCCAAATTAAAATCTTTGGACTGGATTCCACTGAAGGCAGAAGTTTCTAAATCCAACGATATGGGTTATACGTATGGAGTTGGGAAGGCTACTTATGAGGTGAACGGAAAAACGGAAACTTCATATTCCTATTATGTAAGCATTTGGAAGCGTGATGAAAAAGGAAACTGGAAACTATCGCTTGATTCAGGAACTGACTGCTCCGAAGAAATTGGAAAAAAATATTTTAAAGATCAGAAAAAGTAG